A stretch of DNA from Channa argus isolate prfri chromosome 7, Channa argus male v1.0, whole genome shotgun sequence:
GACATGTGATTTTGACAAACTTGCCCTTAATTGCAAGGCCAGTTCAACAACAAACCTGTAAACAACGATATTCACGTAGTTTTGATTGCATCTAAACATTTTTGACCTTGtgccacattttgttttctgtttgaagAAGAATTATTTTTTAGAGGAATCTCAGCAGGGAAACTAGCACCTCTTGACTCTGTGTCTTCCTTGTGCTCTATTTACAGCTGGGTTGGGCAAAGAAAGCTGGTTGGCTGGAAGATGCAATGGCAGGCCCAGGACGGCCAGTCACAGGCCCAGGGCGAACTAGGGGCAGACTGCCGTCCAACTGGGCTCAGAGGATAGCTCTGCAGCAGGCCCAGAATCAGGCTGAACCTATCAAGATCCCAAAGAAAAGAGGGCCCAAGCCTGGCAGTAAGGTAGTCATCCAGGTCATACATTATCCCAGGCACTAAATGGACCCGAATGTATAACGTTAATTATACATCCTTAGGAATTATACAAAGTACCCTActgtttgttggtgtttttccaAGTTGACCGTAGCGGGTTTCGGTTCCAAAGTCACTGACAGTTACAGAAATGCTGCAGTTGTCCACAACACCTGCTGGCAGCAATTCTTTTTGTATGCTGGCAAAGCAGGTAGCTGCAGTCATCGGGAACTATTATTGCAATGATGAAAGATTAATAGAAGTAGTTACTTTCCGATGTTACCTCGTTAACATTTACTGTGCAGCATTTTTCTGAGAGCCGATATACCATAATATCTAAGTGCATCATAAGAGTCAAATTTGATGTTGTATTATAAAATGTTCCTTGTTGCCATCAAATATATGAATGGTAATAAACtagtaaatacaaaatgatttaaaatgtcctaatgtgtgtctttaaaaacagagaaaaccacGGGTTGTTCCTAATCCAGTCCCTACGTCTCCCACCAGCAGCACCCCAGAGCCCGACACCAGCACTGTGCCTCTGGACAATGCAACCATCCCAAACTCTGCACTGCAGGCTCCCACAGGTACAAGACGCTCTGCACAATTGTTACTGGAGTTACCTGTCGGGATATCCTGTAAACGTTTAAGACCAGAGCTCATTCTGTCATGTTCATGACTTctctaacacacatacacaaacacacacactgtcactggCATAATAACATCAAATAGATCAAATATGTCCTAAAACCTTCAATAACTATTGCCATGCTTATTTCGTTCCCTAGTTTGTGTCTATTTAAACAAGTATGGCAAGGTGGGACCCCATTTGGACCAGCGTCGTATTCAGAAACTCCCAGACCATTTTGGCCCAGGCCGGGCCTCCTCAGTGCTTCAGCAATGTGTCCAGGCTTGTGTGGACTCTGCCCACAACCAGAGTACAGTATTCTCCTGCCTCAAATCTGGACAAGGTGGTGAAGTAATTTCTGGTAAGAAATACACAAATCTTTCAACCGTAATATGATTTCATTCTTTGTCCGTGTCCTGGGGGttgtcttcatttaaaaaagggaaaaaaaaaaaagctcacttAAATTACTTAACTTGTATATTGTAGCGATAATGCAATTATTGACAAAACTGTAGACCATACGGAGCACTCCTGtttgtccttctctctctctgcctgtttaGCCTACTTTGACCAGCAGCAGCACACCCTTACCCTGCCTACAGTCAGCAGTGTCACCTATGTTCTCCGCTTTCTGGAAAAACTCTGCCACAACCTTCACTGCGATCCTCTGTTTGGCAGCCAGCCCGTAGCCAGAGGGGGTCTCCATTACGACAGTAACACCTACAATTCGGGTCAGGGCTTTTGTTCTCTCACTCTTTGTTAATGTCTTCATTTTGATAATGGTTAGGAAGCAAAAAATGAAGAtctgttttgaacatatttagGTTAACATTTTGCACTATCCATATAGCAGTCAGATTACAtgggaaattttttttttcattagagaatgtgaagttgcaTTATGCCTTGTTAACTGTTAGGGATGCatgtgccatcttgtgaggtatgtGTTCTGTTTACCTATGCCTGCTGCAGTGGTTACACTTGGTTTTGTGCATATGTTTTGATTGGCTGAAAAGTTGTTAAATTCTGTCAAATCTGATTCTGGACGGGAAGAAATTATTAGGTAGAAAAAAGAACCTAGAGCTTAAATCGCAATAGCAAGCAACAATAGGGGGATCCTCATAAGGTGGCACTCGTGTCCCCCGACAGCTGACAATGTGTGACCTAAACTTCACACTCTctatttgagaaaaaaatagcCTCACATTTTCTAACCTTAATGTCTTAATGAACTAAGCTTTGTGGTTACCCTTGTAATGTATGTACTttacagaagaagaaaatgtgtaGAGTGGAAGGGTTGGTACTAAGTCCTTATAGAACAAATCTTGCTCGAGGCAGGTACACTGTCCACCTCCCCTCAGTATATATAGTGTTTTACACTGCTgtataaacaaaaaattaatacCTCAAGAATAATGTGAGAAATGTCAACATTTATTATGAGATTTTATtgtgtaactgtaaatatgaagtCTGTATTTCTAGTTCTCCAAATGCAAAATTGTCTTTTCTtaatattagtttgttttttagccATATATTGTTTTTGACCAGCAGAACAATTAATTGTAActaactgaaaacatttgtaccTTTTTAATGCTTTTCCTCTAAATGTGTTGGTTTTAGAGAGGAGAGGTTTTGGTGACAGCCTGATGACAGGGCCAGGCCGAGGCACCAAGAGGTTCCTCCATGATTACAAAAGTAACCTGCCTCAAAAACTGTCCAAAATCTCCCGGCACTCCATAGATGgtttgttacttttatttatttttttatttgtcacagtCCTCAGTCATGCAccttaatacattttgaaaaggcacatttcttgtttgtttatatttagaCTGAGCTTATGGAAATTGTTTCTCTTGACAATGGATTTTGGCATTCTTAGTAGACAAAGAGCAGTTATATTTGAACAAAGAGCCATGTTTGGGTTTTTGGACTAGTTTTTCCCTCCCTAATAGGTAATATTGCTTTTAAGGATTGGATTTAGATAATTATTGGATAAGAATATCTTCTACCCgaggcctgggagcttgagggtcctgcaCAGTAATCTTAGCTATTCCTAGGACTACACACctctggacagagatctcagatgttgttcctggaatctccTCTCCCAGTTTGGGGGTCACAGCCCCCCAAACAACTTGTGCCTTCACTATCCATGTCTTTTCTAACTCCTCCttcagcccttggtatttctcgCGCTTCTCGTGTtacttcttcctgatgttgctattGCTTTGGATTGCTACATCTACAACTACAGCcatgttcttctgtttgtccacaactaTTGTGGATAAACTTGGTTGGCCATCCacagtttgtctttctgtatctggaagtcctACAGGATCTTCTCTCTCTTATTCTTAACCACCTTTGCACAGATTGTTCGGTACACTatgccagccacttggttatggCGTACCATATatgccctgcctgctagcatcttgcaccctACTGTTATGTGCTCGATTGTCTCCGGGGTGTAGTTTACCCCGGActctattgatcttgtacttaCAGCCTGCTACTGTGCTAATCGGATTAGGGGAGTGTGTGCTctctttcagtccagctttgtccagccactggtagGATTTTTCGATACCGGCCACTTCTTCTATCTGACGGTGGTAGATACCATGCAGGTGTTTGACCATCCATGAGGATTCCTGTATCCCTTGCTCCTCTGGTCTCTACTGCCTGAGGTATTCACTAAGCACATCATCACATGGGGGcatcttcctgatgtattcatggatcttggttgtttcatcctggatagTGGCTCTGACTCTCAGTCTGACGCCCTCGGCCTCCTTTCTTCTGCTTAAGTTTacagtctcaggatgctggatttggggtGAAACCCTCCATGCATTGTAAGGAGCTTCCTTGTCTTGAAGTCAGAggcctctttctcctcttttggcCAGCTTTTTATGGCAGCGGGGTACCTGATGGCCAGGAGGGTGTAGGTGTTAATCACCTGGTCTTTGTTCCTTCTATTCAGCTGACTTCTCAGCTTACTCTTTGTAGGTACTTGGTAGAAACTGCTTTGGGTATAATTAAATACTTCTCAGTATAATTAAAATTGTTAGTGGTTAAAATAATGACACAATAAATAATCCtctaaatgaatgaaatgaatgcaTGTATGAAGTATTGAACTTCTGTCAAAGCAAatagtatttattaatataatcaGCGAGTCCCGATTTGTAAATGCACAAAGTTTTAGATCAGACGCTTAATTATAACAATTGACTGCTCTGTCTTCTCCAGCTAAGCTTCGTGTAATTATATAAAAGATACCACTGTAGTAAGGCAGAATCTCAGAGGCAAGTGAAGCATGAGGTTAATCATGTAATCATCTTTTAGTTTCCTTaggaattaattaatttaaaggaCTATTTAAGGTTTGTGTGAAAGGGTAATATCCCGTTTATAAGGACCTTCCACTTTTACAGAAGCCCAGACCACATGACATCCCTGTAGTTAGAGTCACAGTAATGTGTAATGTATCGTGACAAAATTCCTGTTGCATTCCGATTGTGATACTTTTAACCATTTTGTAGGTTGTGTGTTTGATTATttgattttgattattttagatATGTTTAAGCATCAGTGTGTTGATTTATCTCACTGGAAATGTCTCTACATTGTCCCCAGGCGAGTCCTTTGTGGAGAATAGTGTTGCTGCATCAGAGCACTTAAAGAAGAGCCCTCTCTTATCAAACTCTATGGGGCTGACACCTGGCCCGAGGTCTCCTTCTAAGCTGCTGCATCACAACAACTCCCCAGGTAGCAAGAGACACTGATAAAATACTGTTACTATCTACACTGGTACAACTGGGATACTTGAGGGCACATTGCCTTTGATAAAAATGACCTTTATCACTCTGGAAAATGATCTTAGTCATTTGATTTCATCTTTCATTGTGAAGGCAGCAAGataaacagcagaaatacaGCATACATGTTACAAAGTAATCTAATAGAATTGTGCGCTTAAAAGATTATCCtgaatttttctctttgcttgaGCAAAGCAGCCTTGGCAGTATTGTTGCatcaccaaaaaaacaaatgttcttcCATGCGTGTTAGGGATGCCTACCATTATAGAATCAAAAGGGtcatatttatttaactgtaaCTGGGCTTTAACCAATACAGGTTCTAAGACCTGCAGGTCCTACTTTTGCAGccttaaatacatttgtgttgtaTCTTTAAAAGTTTAGTTTGTTGTAAGATCTTTAGAAGATGAATGTTGACCGATTCAAAGCTCACAGATGCTTGGAATTCCTTGTCCAAAAACAGTAGACTTTGTTTCACTACATTAGAGTCTGCTTACATGAACATGCTCATGTTTCGCTGTATATACACTGAACAAGGTTATACATTTGGAACTCTTATCTAGGCCCTCAAATGGGCAAGGTAGAGATTTACACCATCAGTTTGTGCTTTTGGTTCCTCAGGCTCAGGCAGTTTCCGAGAGAGCCCAAAGCCCAGTGGGCAGGATCCCAACTTGTGGACCGTGGAGGATGTCATGCAGTATATTAGAGATATCGACCCAGTTCTGGCTCCACATGCTGACCTTTTTAGAAAACATGTATGTATTCATTCATAATAGCGAAGACAATAACTATATTCTgcattagaagaaaaaaatttacaaatcactttgtataattattttatcaaatagATGTTTTAGGTTACTTTCGACCTCATGTTTTGTTTAGTACATTGCACATTGcccacattttcagttttcattccCTTTCTCTGCTGTAGGAGATTGATGGGAAAGCACTCCTGTTGCTGCGGAGCGACATGATGATGAAATACATGGGTTTGAAGCTCGGACCGGCCCTCAAACTCACCTTCCACATCGACAAGCTCAAACGGGCTTGACAAGGTCAGCCAACCTGCTGCAGCCTTTCAAAGGACTCATCTCCATCCCCACCTCCCTGGTCTAGGATCAGTATATCATGCACTACATATTGGACACTATATACTGACCATTTTCATGTAGCAGCTTCCATCAGACCTCCATATCTGATATTACCGCCTCCTGTCCTGACCTCATCCAATGAGAACGGTTTATTTTGTGTAGCACAATCCAGCCCTAAGGCAGCATGGGATATGTAGGTTCATCCACTTGTCCATCATCTACTTTATGTTTCAGTATAATTTGAAAAGTAATTTGTGGCCATTTTAACTGTACAAGGCTTTACATTTAATCtgtacatttcatattttgtacTTTGTGGATATATGGACttgtatttttgccttttttaacaatttgtgtTGGATATACTAAAAGTAGGAAAACCCTAAAAGCagacaagaaataaatataCTCATCCCAGTAGTTGGGAATGCTTCTAATTAATCGTCTCCGTTTGAGGCACAATTTTGCAACTACAGCAATTTTAATTagcaatgttattttttttccttttgtgaaaggaaaaaaaactttattctgGAAATACTGCCATGAGGAAAATTCTTTTGTCTTATTCCTGATGTTGTTTACAAAACCTTGTCTTGTCCTtgttatttgtacttttttattttttatactatATTATTAGAGATCCTACATGGAGAGCCCTATCATACTTAACATTGgccaataaatatataataattcaactgttgatttagttttgttttgaattgtcAGACTTTTAAGCCGcagtattttctcattttgattttttgaGAAGAGCTTAAAAATTGCATTggcatttaaaatgcatttgaatgCATGatcatttattccttttttacTTTGAGGAGCACTGAGGGGCCTCCATTGACAGAGGTTCGCCAACAGAGGGCAGCAGAGCATTGGCTACTTTTGTTTGCGCTCATGTTTTCTTGGTGTTTCTCCCCTGAGAGCCACTGACATGCACTACCTTGGATGGCCATATCTCCATCTGGTAGACTCAGCATGATAATCTCTGATAATTTTATAACAGGTGAAGATTACTTATGGCTTTTACCATGTTGTTTCACTGTCAGTATTTCTCCTGTGTTCCTTGTGTCCTCATTAATTTTGCATTatctaaaaaccttttttaattatGTCTGTCTACTATTCGTGCTGTTTCTGgtaaatattgtcatttttttctgccagtACATGAGTGGGCTTTTTAGGTTGTGGGTGAAAATGACTTGCGTCTCAGCACAAGGCAGAACAACCTCACCACATCCTGCtagtaaaaacaagaaaaccaaTCAGTTGAAGACGGCGACCAAATCCACAGTTTTTAACTGACATGGATGAATATGAAAGCACGCCTCTGTGGGTAAGGAGCATATGACACATACACGCAAtctgtgctgtttgtgtgttatgcTCAGGCACATGTGACAAACTCAGAGCTTATGGCTGAAGCTCATGCTTGTTGATGGGTAATTGTAGCCAAAGTGCTATTTATAGAAATAACAGCCCCTTGTGCCACATATTGTGTTTGTAgagagtgattttttttttttttttaaaggtgccATGGTTGTTGTACAGATAGAGCATCATTGGCTAGGTCCTCTGGAAACATACAAGCAAGATAGATTAACTTCATTATCATCAAATGCAGTGGTATTGGATACTTTGGGGAAAATCCTGCCCTTAATATTTACCAACAATGTTGTGCTGAGCTGCTGAGTCATTACTTTTCTATGCTTCAACAGTCGCATACCATATTGAGTATTGAGACAGTTTCACTATGTATGAGAGGAAGTTTTGCTGGTGTGCAGATCAACCAGAActttgaggtggtggtggtggtggtggtgggtgtgaGGGCGGGTGACTTTCTCGAATTTTCACTTTAGATCTTTTCACTTTagactttttcttattttgttttatattctcTGCAAAACCATTCTGGCATGTCTCAAACAAGTGTGGGCACAGTTAGAGAAAAGCAATACAAAAATAAGGTGCTCAGTCCACCACCTTCTCTCCAGATGATTCCAGGATTCCCAGCACGCCTTTGGGCTTTCAGTTGAGATGCACTCAGTGTCATAAAGGTCCAAGTGTGCCTGCGAACCCCTGAGGCCACAGTTAGAAATAAATCTACTTGAATTTCTTTGTCAGGTTGATCTTTGGATTTCCGCATTGTGCAAAGATCTGGTTTTTAATGCAGGATTTGCTTTCCATAGTGGTGAACGAATGGCTTCAAAGGATGAGATTTTAAATATCATCTGTTTGCGCTCACTgatttacagtttacattttttacgctgagagttttttttcccaaataacAGGGAGAAGTGATCACTTTGCACAGGAACCATGACATTTGAACAACAAGCTCCTAAGTTTTTGGTCAGCAATGTCCTTGTACAATTGTACAAAATTTTGATTTGAACACCTTCTGTAAATGAGGCCGTAGACCTGCTTCAATTGCCTGTGAATTTAAATTTTGGAGATATTATCTGCTCTGTCTTGGCAGCCCTCACTCTGTAAGGCTCCTGCCTACAGCTTGTGTCAGGATTTTCTTGAATATGTTGGTCACTTGGCAGACTGCAAAGAAACCCCGGCACAAACACGGTTTAATATACCTGTATGGTGAAAATTGGTATACTCGGTGATATAATCCAAATGCACACTTGTACGTCATTTTCCTTGACATTTACATAGCGCTTTTGCAGTGTATTCACGTTTCGCCAGCAGGATAACACTTGTAAACCCTGACAAGAACTGCTCTCTTGTATTAATTCCACCCCCAGCCTGTAGCCTGTTACTCCGTGTTTGCTCGCCACTGTCACCAGATTAGCGTGCAGGCTTAAAGCCCTGCTCACAAAGACACAGTCTATAGAACGTGGCTTGCTAATGCTGTTCCTGAACCTGTATGTCTTCCAGGCGGAGGCTGGCAATTTTCCTGCTCACATTTAACAAGTCCGAGTCATATAAAATTGCAAGTATGAGAGGTGAACACAATATCATAAACCTCTCTACAAAATGTAAAGTTGAAAGCTTCACAACACAAGTGTATATTTTGTGAAGCTTATACTCTTGAATGGTTTGGTTGCCGAATATACTACAATATTTCTACAGTAAAGCATAATAACAGGAACATCTCGTTGATTTAGTTTCTGACAGGGTCAACACAATTTAACAGTTTATGCTTGAAAAAGGGcgatatttattttagattgtATTACATTAAACAAGTGTTGCCGTTACTTTCATCTTCTtgttaaatgtcagtgtttctgcttgGCACATTGTGACACATTGGCATGCCGAGCAATAAAGCAGTTTGAGAATTGATATTGAATCATGTCCATGTCTGACTTTGTATGTAGTGAATGATAAAACCCCTTACATCTGTTCAAGGGCTAGAATTTAAATCCTCTACTCAATATGTGCTGACGGCAAACTTTCTACCACCGTTGTGAAACCACAGCTCTGCCAGCTTTGGCTCAATTGTGTAAATCACACAACCCTTAAATATTTACCACCTTTAGTGTTAGACACCTTGATGTGTTTGAGTCGGCTCGGCACAGTACTGTTAGCTGTGtgcaggaaaataaataatttacaccCCTTCCCTTTACTTCAAAGAGTTGGCAAACCATTCAACCCCAGAtttggggagggggggtcaGAGGAGGCATTGCTAGTCACTAGGCAACCTCTGTGTCACCCGCCCCAACATGCCAGAATCAGCCACTACAGTATCTCGGCAGGCTGCGTACACAAGGCAATTAGCTGTATTCAAAAGCCTCCTCAGCAGAATTtatatagaaaacaaaacacttagTGAGACACAGCTAAACTATAGGGTTCAAGGAAAGAAAGTGTGAGGTTATTATATTGTTTTCCCCTTGTGTGGAAAAGAGGAAGGGTTTACGTGCTCAGAAGATGCTGAGCTTTACCAAAAAGCCCAGAAGCAGAATCCAACTGTGCAACAACTGCTGTTTCCCAGATGATGCTTATTGAAATATCTGTGATGtgttagctttttttttttttttttatgagggGGGAACTTTAGGAAACAGGACGGAAGAGCAGCATCCAGCAGCACTAcatgtcaagttggagacacaAGGTGACAATTCAGCTAGAAAATTAAGAAGTGTGGCTCGGGCAACATGTCCATAGACTGAACCCTGCCCTAAGGGATCTGCTATTTATTTACCCCCTGCCAGCACACAGAgccacaccaacacacacaagtTTAACCCAAAACTTGGCAAAAACCTCCAAACTCTCTTGTAAAGCCAACAAGTTCAAACCTGCGCACTCTTCACACAATATCTCACACACGGATAGAAACATGCCCCTTATTGTCAATAAATAACTCATCCACCCATCTGGGAAACTAAAGTTTCCTTCTCACTTAGTTTCTCACTTTCACTGTGTATTTCACTCTTTGCTTTACAGTTATTCACACTGGGGGTTTCTTGAAGTGACTTTATATCAAAATTAGCACTGCAATAGAGAGAGGTAACACACAGTTTAGTCATGCTGTTTCAAACTTACACAGTTGTCAGAGCTCAGTGTTCAGGTTGCATTTTTTGGATTTTCCTTTGCTGATGGGATTTTCTACAAACATGCTGTAGGTGTAAGTAACGACCACAGTGGCCAGAGTTGAGATATAAACCCTTTATCTTTCGCTGGCTCCACACCAGTATTGAGCTATCCTTATTAGCCTGTTTGATCAGGTTGTGTGCATATGAAGACCTGGCCATGTGTGACAACAGCTAAACGACCATCTATCTGTCACAGGACCCTGAGATTATCATGAGCTCAAGCTTAGCACCAGTTGGACCAAATCCCAGGAAAAGGAAACTAAAGAGATACTAAATGCACAGCTATATGCAGTATAATTCATTCAGTATAGAGATATGGGGCAGAGGAGAGGAATGTAGTGTGGATATCAGTTAACATACCTTGTGTGATATTTGCTCAAAGGTCTTCAATGGAATCATGAAAGTGTTTTGGGAAAACCCAGCTAAGAAATCCCCCGAAgactagaaaaaaaatccctccatctaatttttaattgtaaattggAGAGATCCTTACATTTTCTCTCCCCATTCTTATCACTTCTTTCATTTTGCCTGTCTTCCTCACTATCAGAATGTGGCTTTTGGTTGCTGACTTAAATTGAGAAAACAGCAAGCAGCCACAGGAAGACGGTGTTGTGTCGAGCAGTTGCTGTGGGTGGGGCGAAAAATGAGAGAATAcgaaaaaaagagaagtaacAGTAAACGTCTGAGTGTCCCACCCTGCTTAGCCTGCGTCTAGACTGGCCGCTATTAGGAAGGGAGCAATCATAACAAGGGATTTCAAGAGCAAACAGGGCTGTTTAGCACAGTTAGCCATTTGTCTATGGAGTCACAATCAAGAATCAAAACCTCTGCATTTAATTGGGGCCAAACAAGAAGCTCACACTGTAGCCTACAATTATGAGATATATGAGGAGACAGAGTTCTGACAGTGTGCCAGCGTGCCCCATGTGCCACACAGCACAAGACCATCTCACCAGATTGGCAATGGGCAAGAGACCCGCAACCGTTACTAAGCACTGTGCCAAGGCTGTTGGCCTATTTAATGAGCCATTCTCTTGACAGTGTCAAGCCAGGAtcctgagacacacacatgcaccctTAAGTGAGTCATTGGTACTTGAAACAAGCCTGCCGTTAGACAAAGACGTGAGTTCAGCTCATCCATTATACCATGTCTCAAATTAAACACATCAGACTTTAATACAGCTGGACAGATGGAAATAGATGAGGCTGCTTTAAAGAGTGGAGATTGCTTAAAAATGAGCAATAAGCAAACTCTATTACTGGTTTTAAGCAGGTACAGTGCTCTCATTTCCCCCCGTTACTCATGATGCCGCTAACGATGCTTCTGTCGACAATATGAGAAGCTAAATGTGGTGATGACACTCCTCCCAACATGACCTCAATCAGGCCTTTTCATAGCCCTGGGGCACAGAACAATCCAACAAACTCAGCCACTGCAGAGAATCTCTTTACCCATATttcataatgaaaacaattatgAGGAAAACTGGCATAGACTGAAGGGGGTTGTTTTGAATTTGCATAAGTCATTtgttcaatgttgttgtttAAAGGCTATTGTCAGTTTCTCTGACCATCCTACTGGGTGAGCTGGGAAAAGGCAGCACACAGTCTTTAAGAGTCAGGGCTTACAAGCTTAAAGTCAGTTAAACCCCATGAAGGTAAGCATTCTTTGGTTATTTTCACCTcccccatccacacacacacacacacacacacacacacagcaaacaaatgTTTGGGGGTGCTGCAGAAAATAAGTGCTAGTCAAACACTGCTTTTGTCAAACCAAGCTTTGTATAAATGTTGTTCCATTAGGATTTCATCACATCATGACATTTGTAACTACCTTTAATGTCAGTGTATGACATTTGTTCAGCTAatcataaaaaagttaaatcatcCTGAATTGTCATTTCAGAGGTATGCTGACATAATACACCAATTCTTTTGGTAACCAGCAGAGAAACTTGTAATTATCACCACATGCCAATCATGATCTTATCAGAGACATTGTGCCTCTTCAGCAAACAAGAAAAAGGTTGGTTACTGAAAGCGTAAATATTGCATCTGTTTAAACATTTCCATCCCAGATCTCAGAGAAACTGAGGCCTCCCTTCACCCACAGGTTAACCCAAGCACTTAGCCAACTCTCTACTGcctgggggagggggggggggggggtagtgcTGTGTAATGAATTGAAAAGCAGGCCACACTTCTATCCAGGCCATCTTTATTGATCCTCAAAAACCCCTTTCACAAAGACCATCCCCCATCTTGACCACAAAAAAGGGGACaatataaacaacaaataaataagaatcTGCATGAATAAGGCGGTTCTACATTTCCAATAGAACACAGCAGTGTGGACATGGAGTTATAAGCTTCATACAGTACAAGCAGATTTTTGAGAACATCACATCTAAAAAAGGCAGCACTTACCAAAAGTgaaccattttaaaaatctggatGAGACTCAAATGATATAACATTGTACTTCTCTCATGTCATaatttaatgatgaaaaatgaaaaaaaaaaaaaaaaatcaggcttTTTAGGTGACTGTCAACTgagcttattttttaaatactaggCCAAATAGGggtaaaaattaaataaaatcacaagcAGAGAATCAAAGTTttatctccacacacacacacacactctctctctctctcaaaaaaaaaaaagaaaaaaccaacaaccaccaaactaaaaaaaacaaacaataaaaccactttGTTCCAAAAATGGAGAAGGTGGATGTTATATAGCAATTTTCTCAGgtaggaataaataaatacaccttTCAACTGATACATTGTCATGGAGTCCAAGCTTGGAGGCTACACAGTGTAATAGCATTGTTCAGAGTGGCTTTGAAGAACagcatctctcttttttttttttttttttttttttacattcatgtcCAGAAAATGGGAAAAGTGGAACAATCCCCCAAAGCAAGCCACCCCGTAGCCACAAGCTCATGTGGGACGTGAGCAATGTG
This window harbors:
- the LOC137130289 gene encoding polycomb protein SCMH1 isoform X1, with amino-acid sequence MRKPVPQKAIEWKDARRIKHARSGRPSRVPSQYQGHFSWDKYLKETGAIAAPASCFRQSLTPPVNDFKAGMKLEAQDPRNTTSTCIATVVGLTGSRLRLRLDGSDNKNDFWRLVDSSEIQPIGNCEKNGGMLQPPLGFRLNASSWPMFLLKTLNGAEMAPSRIFHKQEPPAPEQNAFQVGMKLEAVDRKNPHFICPATVGALRGVEVLVTFDGWRGAFDYYCRYDSRDIFPVGWCTLTGDNLQPPGTKVVLPKSLGTLTDGSVENPAMHPTPTVGRPPGQRGRKPGRRKTKVTGPWGQKGSVLGPQSIQPGKDLGPIKIPKKRGPKPGSKLGWAKKAGWLEDAMAGPGRPVTGPGRTRGRLPSNWAQRIALQQAQNQAEPIKIPKKRGPKPGSKRKPRVVPNPVPTSPTSSTPEPDTSTVPLDNATIPNSALQAPTVCVYLNKYGKVGPHLDQRRIQKLPDHFGPGRASSVLQQCVQACVDSAHNQSTVFSCLKSGQGGEVISAYFDQQQHTLTLPTVSSVTYVLRFLEKLCHNLHCDPLFGSQPVARGGLHYDSNTYNSERRGFGDSLMTGPGRGTKRFLHDYKSNLPQKLSKISRHSIDGESFVENSVAASEHLKKSPLLSNSMGLTPGPRSPSKLLHHNNSPGSGSFRESPKPSGQDPNLWTVEDVMQYIRDIDPVLAPHADLFRKHEIDGKALLLLRSDMMMKYMGLKLGPALKLTFHIDKLKRA
- the LOC137130289 gene encoding polycomb protein SCMH1 isoform X2; this translates as MRKPVPQKAIEWKDARRIKHARSGRPSRVPSQYQGHFSWDKYLKETGAIAAPASCFRQSLTPPVNDFKAGMKLEAQDPRNTTSTCIATVVGLTGSRLRLRLDGSDNKNDFWRLVDSSEIQPIGNCEKNGGMLQPPLGFRLNASSWPMFLLKTLNGAEMAPSRIFHKEPPAPEQNAFQVGMKLEAVDRKNPHFICPATVGALRGVEVLVTFDGWRGAFDYYCRYDSRDIFPVGWCTLTGDNLQPPGTKVVLPKSLGTLTDGSVENPAMHPTPTVGRPPGQRGRKPGRRKTKVTGPWGQKGSVLGPQSIQPGKDLGPIKIPKKRGPKPGSKLGWAKKAGWLEDAMAGPGRPVTGPGRTRGRLPSNWAQRIALQQAQNQAEPIKIPKKRGPKPGSKRKPRVVPNPVPTSPTSSTPEPDTSTVPLDNATIPNSALQAPTVCVYLNKYGKVGPHLDQRRIQKLPDHFGPGRASSVLQQCVQACVDSAHNQSTVFSCLKSGQGGEVISAYFDQQQHTLTLPTVSSVTYVLRFLEKLCHNLHCDPLFGSQPVARGGLHYDSNTYNSERRGFGDSLMTGPGRGTKRFLHDYKSNLPQKLSKISRHSIDGESFVENSVAASEHLKKSPLLSNSMGLTPGPRSPSKLLHHNNSPGSGSFRESPKPSGQDPNLWTVEDVMQYIRDIDPVLAPHADLFRKHEIDGKALLLLRSDMMMKYMGLKLGPALKLTFHIDKLKRA
- the LOC137130289 gene encoding polycomb protein SCMH1 isoform X3, whose amino-acid sequence is MKLEAQDPRNTTSTCIATVVGLTGSRLRLRLDGSDNKNDFWRLVDSSEIQPIGNCEKNGGMLQPPLGFRLNASSWPMFLLKTLNGAEMAPSRIFHKQEPPAPEQNAFQVGMKLEAVDRKNPHFICPATVGALRGVEVLVTFDGWRGAFDYYCRYDSRDIFPVGWCTLTGDNLQPPGTKVVLPKSLGTLTDGSVENPAMHPTPTVGRPPGQRGRKPGRRKTKVTGPWGQKGSVLGPQSIQPGKDLGPIKIPKKRGPKPGSKLGWAKKAGWLEDAMAGPGRPVTGPGRTRGRLPSNWAQRIALQQAQNQAEPIKIPKKRGPKPGSKRKPRVVPNPVPTSPTSSTPEPDTSTVPLDNATIPNSALQAPTVCVYLNKYGKVGPHLDQRRIQKLPDHFGPGRASSVLQQCVQACVDSAHNQSTVFSCLKSGQGGEVISAYFDQQQHTLTLPTVSSVTYVLRFLEKLCHNLHCDPLFGSQPVARGGLHYDSNTYNSERRGFGDSLMTGPGRGTKRFLHDYKSNLPQKLSKISRHSIDGESFVENSVAASEHLKKSPLLSNSMGLTPGPRSPSKLLHHNNSPGSGSFRESPKPSGQDPNLWTVEDVMQYIRDIDPVLAPHADLFRKHEIDGKALLLLRSDMMMKYMGLKLGPALKLTFHIDKLKRA